Below is a genomic region from Miniphocaeibacter halophilus.
AACAATGGGAAAAGTACTTATGATAGGACAATAAAAATAAATGAAGTGTTAAGACAAGCGTTTTATGATGAAGAAGTTAATGAAATAAAATTTAATATACAGGATAAATATAGAGTTTCATTAATTCCTTTTCTTGAGAAATTAAATTCATTAGACGAAGCTATTGACTTTAAAGAATACGAAGCAATTATTGATGAGATTTATACGGTTGAAGATATAGCACTACAACCACAAGAAATTTTTACAACTTTATCTTTAAAAAATATTAAAAAAGATAAAAATAAAGTAATAAAATTACTAGATAAATTAATTTTATCAAAGAATAATTATTTAAGATTAGATCCTAAACGATTAACAAGGATTATTGTAAATACTAATAATGGTAAACTAATAAAAAGTATGCTTAATCGATTATTTAGACTATCTAGAAATGACAATTGGACTATATATGAGATGTGTAGCTTAATCCAATACTTTCTTATGAGAGGATTTCAACATTTAGATTTGTTAGAATTATTAAAAGAAGAAGATAAGAATCTTTATTATTATTATATAGAATATTGTAAGGATAGTTTTTGGATAAATAGCTCTTCTTGTTTAATTGAATTATCAGAAATAAAAAAAGATGATACAATTTGTTTTTTATACGGAATGTATTTGTGTAATTATCAAATGGAAAATTATATAAATGCTTATTCTTACTTTAAAAGCTTTTTTGATAGATATACTGCTTGGTTAGCTATGTATAGTGAGGTTGATAAAAAGTCATTTAAAAAGAAGAAACCCAATATTAAAAAATATTATAGTAATAAGAGTTTATCTAGAGTTTATAAGAAAATAGATAATGCAGAAAAAATAATTAAAAAAGCACATGATTTAAGAAATGCAAGTCCAATAAATCATTCTAGTGCTGAACTTATTAATAAAGGAAAATCTAATAATGAATTAAAGGCTGAAATTGATGAATCAATTTTAGAAATGAAGTTTTTAATAACTAGCAAAATTAATAATATCAAAAAGAATAAATGCGAGTTTAAAATACAAAATAAAATTGAACAAGCATAAAATTAAAGTTAATTTAATACATAGAAAATTATAATAATCTTCAAATAATTCCTTAAACAGAGCAGAAAATCCGCTCTGTTTTTATGCGAATATTTTATTTGAGAAGTCAAAGTTATATCTTGTTATTAAGTATCTTTTAAGATACTATTAAATGGTATGGAATAATATATAATAATATAAAAAGAGGGGAAAATGTACATAAATTATAAAGGATTATGGAAGTTACTAATAGATAAGGATATGAAAAAATCTGACTTAAGAGTGTTAACTAAAATGAGCACAAGTACTTTGTCGAAACTCACCAAGGATGAATATGTTTCCATGGATGTATTAGTTAGGATCTGTCGTGTACTAAAATGTCAATTAAGCGATATTTGTGAAGTGGAGGTTTAATATGGCTAGAAAATATAGTGCAGGAATTGTAAGTAAAGGGTTTTGGTTTATAGAATTTAAAAAATACATAAATTTATTAAATGAAGGTTATTCTCCACAAGAAATTAGAAAAAAACAAGAAAAGGAAAATTTTTTAGCAGCTCCATCTAAGGATTATGCCATTAAAATTTTAGGTGAGATGAAAAGAAGAACCACGGCTTTACCTAAAAAAATATTGGAATATTTTCAAAACACAGATATTTCCACACAAAAAATAATTAACCTCCTAGGGGTTTTACTTACAGACCAATTACTATTTGAATTTATATATACAAAGTATAGAGAGGAAATTCAACTAGGAACAAAGGAATACAATCCTTCAATTGTAAGAATATTTTTAAGAGAAATGCAAAACAGAAATGAAGAAGTTGCAAAATTTTCGGATAATTCTATAAAGAGAATGACAGGTGCTTATGGGACCTATTTAAAAGAAGCTGGACTTTTGGAAAATATTGATGGGAAAACATATTATAAAAATATTTTTCTAGATTTAGAACTGGAAAGGCTAATGAAAGAAGAGGGATTAAATTCCTATATTAAAGCTATAAAAGGTGAATACTAATGAATATTTATGAAAAACTAGATAAAATTGAACCAGCAATTACAAAGAGTGATTTTTTAGAAAACAAGGGTTTGGGAAATGAGGTTGGTTATTTTATATTTGATTATGAACCAGAATATGAAATTATAGTAAGGGAATATGTAGAAGGCTTAATTGAAAAACAGTCATATTCCTTTAAAATAGTAGAATATGATTTATACGAAATTTTAATAGATCATTTAAAAGAAAAAAAATATATTAAAAAGTGTAAGGAAATTGAAGAAAAAAAAGGTATGAAACAGCTTGTTAAAGCTATAACTTCCCTACTAAGAATGGGTAGCGGCAATGATTTATTCACAAGGACAATAAAAGAAAATACTCCAGATAGCGCAGTAGTATTTATAACAGGCATAGGCAAAATATTTCCTTTCGTAAGAAGTCATAAAATACTTAATAATTTACATTTAAACTTTTACAAATCTCCAGTAGTAATGTTTTATCCAGGAAAATATGATGGACAAAGTTTAAGTCTTTTTGGAGAATTTAAAGACGATAATTATTATAGGGCATTTCCCCTAATAAAATAAAGGAGTTTGAATATGTTAATAAAAGATATGTTTACTAAGGATATTAATAGGGATATTCAAGGTGTTATTAAAGTTGGACAGGACAATGTTGAAAATATAAAACAGGAATTAGAAGAATATGTAGTAACAGATGAATTACAAAAACATTTTAGAGATTTTTTTACTGCCTATGTTAAAGGAATAAATGGCTACACAGATAAAATGGGTGTATGGATATCAGGGTTTTTTGGCAGTGGTAAGTCACATCTTTTAAAAATACTTTCCTATTTAATTTCAAACAAGGAAATAGAATATGAAGGAGAAAAGAAAAAAGCGATAGATATATTTTTAGATGATAATAAAATCAACGATCCTATGGTTGTTGCAAATATGAAACTAGCTAGTCAAATTTCCACTGACTCCATCTTATTTAATATAGACTCGAGATCCGACACTGGAACTACCGGTAAAGAAGCAATACTTTCAGTATTTTTAAAAGTATTTAATGAAATGCAAGGCTATAGTGAAACAGATCCCTATGTAGCAGACCTAGAAAGATGGTTGGAAAAAAATGGAAAATATGATTCTTTCAAAGCTGAATTTGAAAAAATTACAGGAGATAGGTGGAAGGACAAAAGATATGAACTGGACTTTTTAAGTGGTGAACTAGTTGAAGCCTTAGTAAACTCCAATTCCATGACAGAAGAGTCAGCAGAAGGCTGGTATGAGAAAATAACTTCCAAAGAATATAGTATTTCCATAAGTGAATTTGCAGAATTAGTTAATAAATATATAGAGGAAAAAGGCAATAACCATCATGTAGTTTTCTTTGTAGATGAAGTTGGTCAATATATTGGAGATAATAGGGAGTTAATGTTAAATCTCCAAACAGTAGTAGAGGATTTAGGAACAGCCTGTAAAGGAAAAGCTTGGGTGGTAGTAACTAGTCAAGAAGCTATTGATCAAATTACAGTAATAAAAGGAGACGACTTTTCTAAAATACAAGGTCGTTTTGACACAAGAATAAACCTAACATCAGCTGATGTTTCAGAAGTAATAGAAAAGAGAATCCTAGAAAAAAATGACACTGCTAAAGATACTTTAAGTATTTTATACAAGCAAAAACAATCGGTTTTAGACAACTTAATAATATTTAATGATTCTGTAGAAAAGAAAAAATACGAAAATGTAGATGATTTTGTAAGGGTCTACCCTTTTATACCCTACCAATTTAATTTACTTTCAAATGTTTTAACTGCCATAAGACAATTTGGAGCAAGTGGAAAACATCTTTCAGAAGGTGAACGTTCAATGCTTGCTATGTTTAAGGAAAGTGCTCAAAAGGTTCAAAATGAAGAAGATGGAGTTTTAGTGTCCTTTGATAAATTCTATAATGCCCTTTCTCAATTTCTAGACTCTTCCCATGCTAGGGTAGTAAGTCAAGCAAGTAGGAACAAAGCTATAAATCCTGAAGGAGAAGAAAATTGTTTTAATGTAAATGTATTAAAAACACTCTTCATGGTTAAATATGTAAAGGAAATTACAGCAACAGTGGACAATATTACAACACTAATGGCATCTAATATAGATGAAGACCGCTTAGCTTTAAAAGAAAAAGTTCAGGATGCCTTAAATATATTAAAAAGCCAAACTCTTATTCAACAAAATGGAGATATTTATATTTTCCTAACAGACGAGGAACAGGAAGTAGAACGTTTAATAACAAAGATTGATGTAAGATCAACGGAGATTTCAAAAAGTATAGGTAAGGATATTTTTGACGATATCTATATAAACGACAAATATATATATCCTGAATTTGGAGGCAGATACACATTTTCCTTTAACAAAGAAGTAGATGAAATACCTATAGGAAATCAATTAGGGGAAATATTCGTAAAAATAATAACACCAAGTTCAGAATATAGTGGTGCAAAAGATACTATAAAACTTTTAAGTAGCAATGAAAGAGCAGTGTATGTGGAATTACCATCAGATGAAAGCTTTTTAAAAGAGAAAAAACAAGTGCTACAGATAGAAAGTTTTTTAGTTTCCAATGAATTAAGGAATTTTCCAAAATCCGACGAAATAAAAGGTCTAAAAAGTTCTGAATTAAAAGAGTACCGAGAAAGAAGTAAAAGAGCCTTAGAGGATGCTTTAAAAAATGCTACTTACTATGTAGAAGGGGAAGAAGTTCCTACAAATAGTATGGATTTTAAATCCTCCCTAACAAAAGCTATTGGGACCCTTGTAAAATACACCTACAATAAATTAGATTATATTACTGCTACAAAGGATATATCTCACATTAGGGCTTTACTAAATAAAAAACCTCAAATGAATTTAGATGAAGAAATAAAAGAAAACGAATTAGCTTTGAGGGATTTAGAAGAATTTATTTCATTACAAACTTTAGGAAATGCTAAGGTTTCCATTAGGGATATAAAAAACAAATTTTCCAAAGCCCCTTATGGTTTTGTAGATTATGACATAAGCTGGCTTATAGCTAAATTATTTATGGATGGAAAATTAGAATTTACCGTTAGTGGAAATTCAATAAATCTACTAAATACAGACAAAGAAGTAATATTGGACTATATTACAAAGAAAAAATTTGAAGACAAGGTTCTCTTAAGTTTAAAAAAGGAAATAGATCCTAAAAAGAAGAAGAATTTAAAAGACCTTTACAAATTAATCTTTAATATGGATATGAGAACCGACGAGTCAGATGGTATGACTAAAAATTTCAAAGATGAATCCTCAAGAAAATTAAAGGAAATTGAAAGATTATATAACTCATATTTCTCCAATAAAGATATAAATATAAAATATCCTGGAAAAGAAATACTTAAATCGGGAGAAAAATTATTTAATTATCTTGTAAATATTAAAAATTCAGAAGAGTTTTTTGACTATATCTACAAAAATAGGGATGAATTTGAAGATTTTGTAGAAGACTTTGAACCAGTACAGTCATTCTTTGGAACAAGCTATGAAAAAAGTAATCAAATAGATATTTGGAAAAAAGCCTTTCAAACCATGAATATTTATGAAGATTCTAAAAACTTTGTAAATAATTCCGAAATTGAAGAAGTAGTAGGAGAAATAAATCATATTCTGAAAATGGATATGCCCTTTAATAAAATAAAGGATTTACCGGACTTAAGAATGAAATTTTTAAATCTCTATGCTCCTATATTAGAGGAAACCTTAAATCCTGTTTTAGAACAAATTAAGGAATATGAAACAAGAGTTAGTGAAAAAACAGCAGAATATAATTTAAATGAAGAATTTGAAAATAAACATATTAAAAGATTTAAGCAACTAGTGGAAAAGGCTGAAAGCTATGACAATTTAAAGGATGTATATTCTGTAGAGGCTGAAGCAAATACAATATTTGAATCAGCATTAAAAAATGCCGATATTGAATATGAAAAAGAGCTAGAGAAAGAACGAATAAGAAGAGAGAAAGAAAGACAAAGAGGAGAAGAAGAGGGACAAGAAGTAGGTAATGATGAAAATATTGAAAAGTCTAAGTTAAAGAAACAAAAAACAATACTTTTCAGAAATATAAATCCAACCCGTACTTGGAAAATTGAAAAAGAAGAGGACTTAGATAATTACTTACAGGAATTAAAGAATAAAATAAAATCCCAAATACAAGATGAAGATATTATAAATATAGAATTTTAAAGAGGAAAATAATGAATAAAACAGCTTTAAGAAATTTTGCTACCCATGCTAGAAGAAAGCTAAGAGATGATGTAATTCTCCTAGCTTCTCAAATAGGAGTAAACAAAGAGGGAATTACAGAGCCGGAAATAGATGAGCCTGACTTTATGTCCTTTAACATAGGTGGAGTAGGAAATTTCACCTTAAAAGGAAAAGAAGTAAAATACAGGAAAAAATTAGTAGAAAGACTAAGTAATGCTAAAAACTATGAAGAAGATTTTGAACAATTAGTAGAAGAAACAGCTTACACTTGGTTTAACCGGCTAATAGCTATTAGATTTATGGAGGTAAACGAATACTTACCAGAAAGAGTAAGAGTCCTTTCATCAGCAAGTAAGGACGACCATATTCCGGAAATATTAACCAATATATTGGATTTGGACATTTTTGAAAATCTTACAGACCAAGAAAAAGAATATGTAATAGATTTAAAAAAATCTGCTACAAAAGAGTCTGACGAAGAACTTTTCAGTTTTTTATTTTTTAAAGTAACAGAAAAGCTTAAGAACTACCTCCCTTATTTATTTGAAAAAACCGATGATTATTTGGAACTTTTATTTAAACCTTCCTTTATAGAAGAAACAGGGGTAATCTACAAACTAGTAAATGAAATAGATGAAGATGATTTTAATATTAATCTCCAAGAAGAAGTATATAAGGATGAAGAACCAAAAGTTACAGGAACAATAGAAATCATTGGTTGGCTATACCAGTACTATAATGAAGAATACAAGGACAAAGTTATTAATATATACAAAGGTACAGTAAAAAAAGCGGATATACCAGCTGCTACTCAATTATTTACTACAGACTGGGTTGTAAAATATATAGTAGATAATTCTTTAGGCAGATATTGGATAGAAAGAAATCCTAATAGTAAATTACAAGATAAGTTGGAGTTTTTTGTTACATCTAAAGACAATAAAATACATTATATAGATGAAAAAGTAAATATTGAAGGATTAACCTTTTTTGATCCTTGTGTAGGATCTGGTCATTTTCTTATATATGCTTTTAATGTTTTAATGGAGATTTACAAAGAGGAAGGTTATATAGAAAGGGAAGCCGCTCAAAAAATAGTAGAAAAAAACTTGTATGGACTTGATATTGATAAAAGAGCTGCTCAACTGGCATATTTTTCTATAATGATAAAGGGACGAAGTTTTGACAGAAGATTTTTTACTAGAGAAATAAAGCCTAATATTATGGATATTAAAGAAACTAATTTAATTGATGAATTTGAATGTGCTGGAGTTACTAATAATTCTGAAATGAATAAGATTGGTAGTTACTTACTTAATATTTTAAAAGATGCTAAAGAATATGGTTCTTTAATAAAAGTAGAAAATTTAGACTATGAAAAATTTGAAGAATATTTAAAAGAATGTGAAGAAGTAGAAGAAAATATTTATAATTTTGAATGGAAAAGAAAAACTTTACCCCTATTTAAAAATTTAACGAGACAAGCAAAAATACTATCCAATAAATATAAGGTTGTAGCAACAAATCCACCGTATTTAAATAAATTTGAGGGTAAATTAAAGAAATTTATAACTACAGAATATAAACAATATAAAGGTGATTTATTTTCTGCTTTTATTTTTAGGAATTTTGAGTTTTTAGAAGAAAATGGATATTCTGGTTTTATGACACCTTTTGTATGGATGTTTATAAAAACCTATGAGGAATTAAGAAACTATATAATTAACCATAAATCTATAACTACATTAATTCAAATGGAATACTCCGCCTTTGAAGAAGCAACTGTTCCTATATGTTCCTTTGTCTTGAAAAATGGAAAAGAAAGTTCAAAAGGACTCTATTTTAGACTTTCAGAGTTTAAGGGTGGAATGGATGTTCAAAAGAAAAAAGTCTTAGAAGCATTGGAGAATAAAGATTGTGGATATTTTTACGAAACATCAGAAGAAAATTTCACAAAAATTCCAGGTATGCCTATTGCTTATTGGGCTAGTGAGAACTTTTTAAATATCTATGTAAAGGGTATACCATTGGGGAATTTAGCTTCACCACGAAAAGGTAATTCTACATCAGATAATAATAGATTTTTAAAATTATGGTATGAAATTGAATTTAAAAAAATTAAATTCAAAAGTACTGAGATTATATTGGAAGATACATTGATACAACCATGGTATCCATATAATAAAGGTGGTGGATATAGGAAGTGGTACGGTAACAATGAATATGTTATTGATTGGTATAATGATGCTGAAGAAATTAGAAAAATTAAAACAGCAGTAATAGCAAATTATCAATATTTTTGTAAACCTGGACTTACATGGTCAACAGTATCCAGCAAATTATTCAGTCTTAGAAAATTTGGAAATGGTTTTATTTTTGACAATGGTGGATGTTGTATATTTGATTTAGGAACAACTTCAAATTCAGTTTTAGGATTATTAAACTCTAATGTATTTATTTATATTTTTGGAGAACTAAATCCGACATTAAATTTTCAATCAGGAGAAGTGGCAAAATTTCCTATTCTAGTTGAAAAAATGAACTATATAGGAAACGAGGTCGATATATTTATTAACTTATCCGTTACTATCTCCAAATTCGACTGGGATACTTTTGAAACCTCCTGGGATTTTAAGGTAAATCCCTTAGTTGATTTCAACAACTATTTAAATGAATATTATAAGAGCCTTGCAGAAAGTGGAACTCTAGTTGAAAGACAAGAATATTATATTAAAAACATGGAAGATGCCTATTTACAATACAAGGAATTTACCAACCAGCAATTCCAAAAATTAAAGGAAAATGAAGAGGAGTTAAATAGAATTTTCATAGAAATTTATGGTTTAGAAGATGAACTTACCCCAGAGGTTTCCGACAGGGATATTACTATAGCAAAAATATTTGACACCAACAAGGACATTGACCAGGAGATTAAGGGAAACAAATATGTTCTTACGAAAAAAGATGTAGTAAAACAGTTTATCTCCTACGGCGTAGGCTGTATGTTAGGCCGTTATTCCCTAGATGTTGAAGGCTTAGCCTATGGCGGTGGGGAATTTGACAAAAGTAAGTATAAGAGATTTATTCCAGATAGAGACAACTGTATACCTATTACAGATTCTAAATACTTTGAAGATGATATTGTTACAAGATTTGAAGAATTTGTTAAAGTGGTTTATGGAGAAGATTCCTTGGAGGAAAACTTGGGCTTTATTGCAGAAGCCTTAACTGGTAAGGGAGATAGTAGAGAGGTAATTCGCTCTTATTTCCTTAAGGATTTTTACAAGGACCATGTAAAAACATATCAAAAAAGACCTATTTACTGGCTATATGATTCAGGAAAACAAAATGGTTTTAAGGCCTTAATATATATGCACCGTTACGATGAATACACAACAGGTAAGGTTAGAACAAATTACCTTCATAAATTACAAAAATACTATGAGGACAGAATTAATTTAATAGAAATGGATATACTTAGCCAAAATAGTGCATCAACAAAGAAAAAACTAGAAGATGAAAAAATAAAGATTCAAAAACAATTAGATGAATGTAGGAAATATGATGAAGTCCTAGGTCATATTGCCAACGAAAGAATTACTATAGACCTTGATGATGGTGTTAAGGTGAATTACGAAAAAGTACAAAAAGACAGAGATGGAAAAGTTTTAAAAATTTTAAGTAAAATTTAGGAGGATACATGGCAGAATTAAATTTATCTCAAATAGAAAATACCTTAAATGATGAATTTAGAGATGTATCTTCTAGAAGAAAAATTGTTTTTTGGTATGATTCAAAAGGTGATTTTGTAGAAGATGTTTCTTCACTTGTTTTAGAAAATGCAAAACTGTTGATATTAAAAGAAAATCACCTATTTGAAACAAAACATATTTTAGAGGTTGAGGACAAGGAGAGTAATTACTTAGTTTACGCTCCTTTTCCAAGACCTAGAAATGAGGACAATCATTTAGCAGATACAATTCTCTATTCGAAAACCTTTGTAGCTGACCGTCTGTCTTTAATAATGGTTGAACTAGGTATTAAAGAGGAAAGAAAGATACTGTTGGAAAAATATTCTAAATTCTTTAATAGTAAAGAAAGGTTTAATAAATTTAAGGAATTGGAAATAGATAGTTATACAGAGGAAAATATTGAGCTAGGATTCTTAGCTATACTTGTAGGAATAAAGGAAGTAAGATTTGAATCCATAGTAAAGAGTATTTTAAAGGAAGGAAATTTAGAAGAAAATAGTATTTTAAAGGATTTTGGAAAATATAGTTTAAAGGAAGCTTTTTGGAAATACTCCTATAAATATTTTGGCTACAATTCAAAGGAACCTACTTTGGTTAAATTTGTTCTAGGTTTGTTTGCTACCTATATTCAAAGAAAAACAGGCCTTGAAAATATACTTAAAAACGAAGAATATATACTTGAAAAACCAGGCGGAGTTATTGCTTTTATCAACTCTTTAATGAACGATATTAGAATGCAGGAAACCTTTAGGAGTTTATCTAAATATGTATATGAACAAATAGATGGTGATAGTTTATTTTCTAAAATTGACCTAGAAGTTCTATTGGATTTAGATGTTTTTGAAAGTCTTGAATATAAATTTATAAACTGGATAGTGAATAGATTTCTTGATGAACATTTTGACACAAAGGTGAAAGAGTATAACATTGTAGATTTAATTAATTTAAGAAAAGAAAAGTTCTTCGGCAAAGATTTTTCAAATGATTACGAAATGCTTTTAGCTGCTTACAAGGTATTGTCATTTGAAAATAGGAATTATGATCTTGAACTTAATGAAATGGTTAAGGAATATGATAAGTCTTGGTATTTACAGGACCTTAACTACAGACGTTTCTATTTTCATTTAGATAAAATTGAAAATGTAAGTCAATATGAAAAGTTAAGGGATTATGTTGAAAATACATATGTTAATAATTTCTTAGACCCTTACAATATTGCCTTTAACAATGTGTTTAATTATGGGGACCTAGATAATATAAAATTACAAAAGGATTTTTATAATAATAATATTCATTTTGACAACAGAAGGTCCCTTGTTATTATTTCCGATGCCTTAAGGTATGAGGTTGGAAAGGATCTTGTAAGTCAAATGAATTTAAGTGAAAAATTTGAGGCTGAAATTGAACCTCAAATTTCCATATTGCCCTCTATTACAAAATTGGGAATGGCTGCCTTATTACCTCATAAGGAAATTGAAATAAATAAAAAATTCGATGTGTTTGTAGACGAAAAAAAGGCAGGCTCCCTAACGGAAAGGGAAAATATTTTAAAATCCCGTAAAGAAAACAGTAGGGCAATTCAATTTGATGTCATAAATAACTACAGTAAGGAAGAGTTAAGGGAATTTGTCAAAGACCAATCCGTTATTTACATTTACCATAATCAAATCGACGCTAGAGGTGATGAGTTAAAAACCGAAAATGAGGTTTTTAATGCTTGTAATGAAGCTATTGAAGAAATTATTAACCTTATAAGAAAACTTTCAGGGCATGTTTCAATTCATAATTATATTGTTACTTCAGACCATGGTTTTATTTATAAAAGATCTGTTAATAGTGAAGCCGAAAAAATAGATAAATTTTACAAGACTGATGATATTAAAAACAGAAGGTTTATTATTTCTGAAAATGAATATAAGATTCATGGTACTAAAAGTATTTCTTTGGGAAAAGTTTTAAATAATAATGACAAAAGGTATGTAATATTTCCAAATAGTTCCAATGTTTTTAAACTTCAAGGTGGAGGGCAAAATTACTTCCATGGTGGGGCCTCTATGCAGGAAGTTATTACTCCCTTAATTAATATTAAAACCAGAAGAGGGGCTGTGGAAACTAAGGATGTTTCTATTGAAATGTTGAATAATTCTAAAAATATTACTTCTTTAAATACCTCTTTAGAAATCTACCAGAAGGATATTGTTACAGATATAATTAAGGCTGTTAATTATAGTATTTATTTTGAAGATTCCCTTGGTGAAATTATATCCAACGAAGAGTTATATTTTGCAGATAGCAGAGATGAAAATACAGGAAATAGAATAAGAAAACTATTTTTTAGACTTAAAGAAAAGTCCTATGATCCTAATGGAAAATATTATATTGTAATAAAGAATACAAAAACTGGTATTGAGGACAAGCTCATGGTAAAAATAGATATACCTTTTGCTGATGACTTTGGATTTGATGTATAGGTGGATAATAATATGGAAGAAAATAATTTAATTGAAAAACTTCAAATGAACTTTCCTGGGAAATTTGTTAGGAAGGATTTAACTAAAAAAATTAAAGAGGGAGCAAATGTTCCTATATATGTTTTAGAATACTTGCTGGGAATGTATTGCACCTCTACTGATGAAGAGGATATTGAGTCGGGGGTTAAATCCGTAAAAACAATTTTAGCCGAAAATTATGTTAGACCAGATGAAGCTGAGAAAATAAAATCTAAAATAAGGGAAAAGGGAAGTTACACTGTTATTGATAGGATAACTGTAAAATTAAATGTAAAAGAAGACAGGTATGAGGCTGAATTTTCAAATTTAGCCTTAAGAGGAGTTCAAATTGACTCTGGTTACCCTTTGAAATATGAACGCCTTTTAGGTGGTGGTATTTGGTGTATAGTTCAAATGGAGTATTTCTATGATGAAGGGGATAAAAAGAAAAGTCCTTTTATTATTAAGAAACTAACACCAGTTCAAATGCCTAAAATAGATATTGAAGAGTTTAAAAAGGCAAGAAGTAATTTTACTGATGATGAATGGATTGACTTGATTTTACGAAGTACTGGAATGGAGCCAAGTAATTTTAATGAACGGGAAAAATGGTTACATCTGGCTCGTTTAATTC
It encodes:
- the brxC gene encoding BREX system P-loop protein BrxC, producing MLIKDMFTKDINRDIQGVIKVGQDNVENIKQELEEYVVTDELQKHFRDFFTAYVKGINGYTDKMGVWISGFFGSGKSHLLKILSYLISNKEIEYEGEKKKAIDIFLDDNKINDPMVVANMKLASQISTDSILFNIDSRSDTGTTGKEAILSVFLKVFNEMQGYSETDPYVADLERWLEKNGKYDSFKAEFEKITGDRWKDKRYELDFLSGELVEALVNSNSMTEESAEGWYEKITSKEYSISISEFAELVNKYIEEKGNNHHVVFFVDEVGQYIGDNRELMLNLQTVVEDLGTACKGKAWVVVTSQEAIDQITVIKGDDFSKIQGRFDTRINLTSADVSEVIEKRILEKNDTAKDTLSILYKQKQSVLDNLIIFNDSVEKKKYENVDDFVRVYPFIPYQFNLLSNVLTAIRQFGASGKHLSEGERSMLAMFKESAQKVQNEEDGVLVSFDKFYNALSQFLDSSHARVVSQASRNKAINPEGEENCFNVNVLKTLFMVKYVKEITATVDNITTLMASNIDEDRLALKEKVQDALNILKSQTLIQQNGDIYIFLTDEEQEVERLITKIDVRSTEISKSIGKDIFDDIYINDKYIYPEFGGRYTFSFNKEVDEIPIGNQLGEIFVKIITPSSEYSGAKDTIKLLSSNERAVYVELPSDESFLKEKKQVLQIESFLVSNELRNFPKSDEIKGLKSSELKEYRERSKRALEDALKNATYYVEGEEVPTNSMDFKSSLTKAIGTLVKYTYNKLDYITATKDISHIRALLNKKPQMNLDEEIKENELALRDLEEFISLQTLGNAKVSIRDIKNKFSKAPYGFVDYDISWLIAKLFMDGKLEFTVSGNSINLLNTDKEVILDYITKKKFEDKVLLSLKKEIDPKKKKNLKDLYKLIFNMDMRTDESDGMTKNFKDESSRKLKEIERLYNSYFSNKDINIKYPGKEILKSGEKLFNYLVNIKNSEEFFDYIYKNRDEFEDFVEDFEPVQSFFGTSYEKSNQIDIWKKAFQTMNIYEDSKNFVNNSEIEEVVGEINHILKMDMPFNKIKDLPDLRMKFLNLYAPILEETLNPVLEQIKEYETRVSEKTAEYNLNEEFENKHIKRFKQLVEKAESYDNLKDVYSVEAEANTIFESALKNADIEYEKELEKERIRREKERQRGEEEGQEVGNDENIEKSKLKKQKTILFRNINPTRTWKIEKEEDLDNYLQELKNKIKSQIQDEDIINIEF
- a CDS encoding helix-turn-helix domain-containing protein, which codes for MYINYKGLWKLLIDKDMKKSDLRVLTKMSTSTLSKLTKDEYVSMDVLVRICRVLKCQLSDICEVEV
- a CDS encoding DUF1819 family protein, giving the protein MARKYSAGIVSKGFWFIEFKKYINLLNEGYSPQEIRKKQEKENFLAAPSKDYAIKILGEMKRRTTALPKKILEYFQNTDISTQKIINLLGVLLTDQLLFEFIYTKYREEIQLGTKEYNPSIVRIFLREMQNRNEEVAKFSDNSIKRMTGAYGTYLKEAGLLENIDGKTYYKNIFLDLELERLMKEEGLNSYIKAIKGEY
- a CDS encoding DUF1788 domain-containing protein — encoded protein: MNIYEKLDKIEPAITKSDFLENKGLGNEVGYFIFDYEPEYEIIVREYVEGLIEKQSYSFKIVEYDLYEILIDHLKEKKYIKKCKEIEEKKGMKQLVKAITSLLRMGSGNDLFTRTIKENTPDSAVVFITGIGKIFPFVRSHKILNNLHLNFYKSPVVMFYPGKYDGQSLSLFGEFKDDNYYRAFPLIK
- a CDS encoding AbiA family abortive infection protein — protein: MLFIDYNLWLRTCKSIFKESPNRLKMYLQLYPIGQLSKKDKEKIMSMKFFENNIENGLWMLEKSNLEIRKHYYINNDGSFRNVNLVSPIMFLVIQCFGFLLNDNFSYDSTDKKIFYAGNLMADISFYAEPYNDFAKSVKIASEEYEYFIKLDIKSFYDNISLDILFSDILSIKALPEYLKDEKNLLLFKTTLSMIGGGKYPTIENSSSLSYIASVIYLEDVENKFIESLKRNKNITSFKIFRYVDDTYILLNLSESVELADIFLSISSIYNSIISKKHLTLNNGKSTYDRTIKINEVLRQAFYDEEVNEIKFNIQDKYRVSLIPFLEKLNSLDEAIDFKEYEAIIDEIYTVEDIALQPQEIFTTLSLKNIKKDKNKVIKLLDKLILSKNNYLRLDPKRLTRIIVNTNNGKLIKSMLNRLFRLSRNDNWTIYEMCSLIQYFLMRGFQHLDLLELLKEEDKNLYYYYIEYCKDSFWINSSSCLIELSEIKKDDTICFLYGMYLCNYQMENYINAYSYFKSFFDRYTAWLAMYSEVDKKSFKKKKPNIKKYYSNKSLSRVYKKIDNAEKIIKKAHDLRNASPINHSSAELINKGKSNNELKAEIDESILEMKFLITSKINNIKKNKCEFKIQNKIEQA